Proteins encoded in a region of the Populus nigra chromosome 3, ddPopNigr1.1, whole genome shotgun sequence genome:
- the LOC133688717 gene encoding cyclin-dependent kinase B1-2 isoform X2: MEKYEKLEKVGEGTYGKVYKAKDKVTGQIVALKKTRLEMDEEGVPPTALREVSLLQMLSQSLYVVRLLSVEHVDANSTNSNLDDSNPSKRNHNNNNKSNLYLVFEYLDTDLKKFIDSHRKGANPRPLSPSLIQSFLFQLCKGVAHCHSHGVLHRDLKPQNLLLDQEKGILKIADLGLGRAFTVPLKSYTHEIVTLWYRAPEVLLGSTHYSTGVDMWSVGCIFAEMSRRQALFPGDSEFQQLLHIFRRCSSMIQLKGSRPKQPWIIPISTALTSLNSEADYLAIRFWEL, from the exons atggaaaagtaTGAGAAACTGGAGAAGGTAGGCGAAGGCACATACGGCAAAGTGTACAAAGCCAAAGACAAAGTAACAGGGCAAATAGTCGCCCTCAAGAAAACACGACTTGAAATGGACGAAGAAGGCGTTCCTCCTACCGCTCTTCGCGAGGTTTCTCTCCTTCAAATGCTCTCTCAATCTCTCTACGTCGTCCGCCTCCTCTCCGTCGAACACGTTGACGCCAATAGCACCAACTCCAATCTTGATGACTCCAATCCCTCCAAGCGcaaccacaacaacaacaacaaatccaATCTCTACTTGGTTTTCGAATATCTCGACACGGATCTCAAGAAATTCATCGATTCTCACCGCAAAGGTGCCAACCCTAGGCCTCTCTCGCCTTCGCTGATACAGAGTTTTCTCTTCCAGCTTTGCAAGGGAGTTGCTCACTGTCACAGCCACGGTGTGCTTCACCGCGATCTCAAGCCTCAGAATCTGCTTCTTGATCAGGAGAAAGGGATTCTTAAGATTGCTGATTTGGGATTAGGTCGTGCTTTTACTGTGCCTCTTAAGAGTTATACCCACGAGATTGTTACTCTTTGGTACAGGGCTCCCGAGGTGTTGCTTGGTTCCACTCATTATTCCACTGGCGTCGATATGTGGTCCGTCGGTTGCATCTTCG CTGAAATGTCAAGAAGGCAAGCTCTGTTTCCCGGTGACTCAGAGTTTCAACAGTTGCTTCATATTTTCAG AAGATGCTCAAGTATGATCCAGCTGAAAGGATCTCGGCCAAAGCAGCCATGGATCATCCCTATTTCGACAGCCTTGACAAGTCTCAATTCTGAAGCTGATTACCTGGCTATAAGATTTTGGGAGCTGTAG
- the LOC133688717 gene encoding cyclin-dependent kinase B1-2 isoform X1 translates to MEKYEKLEKVGEGTYGKVYKAKDKVTGQIVALKKTRLEMDEEGVPPTALREVSLLQMLSQSLYVVRLLSVEHVDANSTNSNLDDSNPSKRNHNNNNKSNLYLVFEYLDTDLKKFIDSHRKGANPRPLSPSLIQSFLFQLCKGVAHCHSHGVLHRDLKPQNLLLDQEKGILKIADLGLGRAFTVPLKSYTHEIVTLWYRAPEVLLGSTHYSTGVDMWSVGCIFAEMSRRQALFPGDSEFQQLLHIFRLLGTPTEEQWPGVTALRDWHVYPKWEPQNLARVVPSLGPQGVDLLSKMLKYDPAERISAKAAMDHPYFDSLDKSQF, encoded by the exons atggaaaagtaTGAGAAACTGGAGAAGGTAGGCGAAGGCACATACGGCAAAGTGTACAAAGCCAAAGACAAAGTAACAGGGCAAATAGTCGCCCTCAAGAAAACACGACTTGAAATGGACGAAGAAGGCGTTCCTCCTACCGCTCTTCGCGAGGTTTCTCTCCTTCAAATGCTCTCTCAATCTCTCTACGTCGTCCGCCTCCTCTCCGTCGAACACGTTGACGCCAATAGCACCAACTCCAATCTTGATGACTCCAATCCCTCCAAGCGcaaccacaacaacaacaacaaatccaATCTCTACTTGGTTTTCGAATATCTCGACACGGATCTCAAGAAATTCATCGATTCTCACCGCAAAGGTGCCAACCCTAGGCCTCTCTCGCCTTCGCTGATACAGAGTTTTCTCTTCCAGCTTTGCAAGGGAGTTGCTCACTGTCACAGCCACGGTGTGCTTCACCGCGATCTCAAGCCTCAGAATCTGCTTCTTGATCAGGAGAAAGGGATTCTTAAGATTGCTGATTTGGGATTAGGTCGTGCTTTTACTGTGCCTCTTAAGAGTTATACCCACGAGATTGTTACTCTTTGGTACAGGGCTCCCGAGGTGTTGCTTGGTTCCACTCATTATTCCACTGGCGTCGATATGTGGTCCGTCGGTTGCATCTTCG CTGAAATGTCAAGAAGGCAAGCTCTGTTTCCCGGTGACTCAGAGTTTCAACAGTTGCTTCATATTTTCAG GCTGCTGGGAACACCGACTGAAGAGCAGTGGCCAGGAGTTACTGCTCTCAGAGATTGGCATGTCTATCCGAAATGGGAGCCTCAAAACCTTGCCCGGGTTGTCCCGTCACTGGGACCTCAAGGGGTGGACCTCTTATCG AAGATGCTCAAGTATGATCCAGCTGAAAGGATCTCGGCCAAAGCAGCCATGGATCATCCCTATTTCGACAGCCTTGACAAGTCTCAATTCTGA